A section of the Sebastes fasciatus isolate fSebFas1 chromosome 21, fSebFas1.pri, whole genome shotgun sequence genome encodes:
- the LOC141759994 gene encoding myeloid cell surface antigen CD33-like yields the protein MSVISVRSVKMVTAIVLLNVFLVSGALAVCPKSPSLFITTPKQMEALSGSCLQIPCNFTVKSEEEFNSTRSTFGVWIKSNQDFAKNPHNVIFNSSSTDNIYPMSLTGDLSQNNCTTLFSIVNTSYTDWYYFRIENGSFRATASCDPLQITVKDSPPRPSIEISGDLKENQSVTITCSAFTPCPHSPPELTWTLQQDPHNKIEENTDRTFTTKIQKTFTLSDEHDGFNITCSARYPLNEGKDVKTAEERKTLNVSCKIIKCLLLDPVST from the exons gtgCTTTGGCTGTTTGTCCTAAAAGCCCATCCCTATTCATCACTACACCAAAGCAGATGGAAGCACTGAGTGGATCCTGTCTGCAAATCCCATGTAACTTTACAGTTAAATCAGAAGAGGAATTCAACAGCACAAGATCAACCTTCGGCGTGTGGATTAAAAGTAACCAAGATTTTGCTAAAAATCCACATAATGTGATTTTCAACAGTAGCAGTACGGATAATATCTATCCAATGAGTCTTACTGGAGACCTGAGTCAGAATAActgcaccactttattttccatTGTGAACACAAGTTACACAGACTGGTACTACTTCAGAATTGAGAACGGATCATTCAGGGCAACAGCTTCTTGTGATCCTCTTCAAATAACAGTCAAAG attctcctccgaggcccagcattgagatctcaggtgatctgaaggagaatcagtctgtcactataacctgctcagctttcactccctgtccacactcccctcctgaactcacctggactctccaacaagaccctcacaacaaaatagaggaaaacacagatcgaaccttcacaactaaaatccagaagaccttcactctgtcagacgaacatgatggattcaacatcacctgttcagccagatatcctttaaatgaaggaaaagacgtcaagacagcagaggagagaaaaacgctcaatgtttcatgtaagataataaagtgtttgttattagatcctgtcagcacatga